Proteins from one Faecalibacterium sp. I3-3-33 genomic window:
- a CDS encoding acyltransferase family protein, translating to MTDKKLISSLQGLRAVAFLCIVLSHCGVSWLSPWAITVFVALSGFLMPCNYYDRPPTAPGVRSAMAFSLQKIRKLYPLHLIMMATALLFVLKGLLVQPSVRGALSCAAQLAVSIFLLQTWIPSSRFWFCLNGVAWYLSVQAFLYAIFPPLLTVLKKADACRLRCIAAAVFCAQCLASFVFWKAGFNETTVFYLTYLCPLFRAGDFTISCCMGCLYHSRKQVSTLPRGVFSLLELAAVLLAGGCLFIAAGQVGVLGAASFRYNVLFIPSAVLLVWLLAVGKGFISRLLSAKPFLWLAGLSPYGFLIHQVLIRYMEWFADKFNLTVHPVVWTLTVLLLTLCLSSFYKALECRVRQRHAKAAT from the coding sequence GTGACAGACAAAAAGCTGATCTCATCTTTACAGGGGCTGCGGGCAGTCGCATTTCTGTGCATCGTCCTCTCCCATTGCGGGGTGTCGTGGCTGAGCCCGTGGGCGATCACGGTGTTCGTGGCGCTGTCCGGGTTCCTGATGCCCTGCAACTATTACGACCGTCCTCCCACAGCACCGGGGGTGCGGTCTGCCATGGCCTTTTCCCTGCAAAAAATACGCAAGCTGTACCCGCTGCACCTTATTATGATGGCTACCGCGCTGTTATTTGTGCTGAAGGGCCTTCTGGTGCAACCCTCTGTCCGTGGAGCGCTATCCTGTGCGGCGCAGCTTGCGGTAAGCATTTTCCTGCTGCAAACATGGATCCCGTCCAGCCGTTTCTGGTTCTGCCTGAACGGGGTGGCGTGGTATCTTTCGGTACAGGCTTTTCTGTATGCCATCTTTCCCCCGCTACTCACCGTGCTGAAAAAAGCGGATGCCTGCAGGCTGCGCTGCATAGCCGCGGCGGTTTTCTGCGCGCAGTGCCTTGCGTCCTTTGTTTTCTGGAAGGCCGGTTTCAATGAAACGACAGTCTTTTACCTGACCTATCTGTGCCCGCTTTTCCGGGCGGGAGATTTTACCATCAGCTGCTGTATGGGCTGTCTTTACCACAGCCGCAAACAGGTAAGCACCCTGCCGCGCGGTGTTTTCTCCCTGCTGGAACTTGCCGCTGTGCTGCTTGCGGGCGGCTGCCTGTTTATCGCCGCCGGACAGGTGGGGGTTCTGGGTGCAGCGTCCTTCCGATACAATGTGCTGTTTATCCCCTCTGCGGTGCTGCTGGTCTGGCTGCTTGCCGTGGGCAAGGGGTTCATTTCCCGGCTGCTTTCCGCAAAGCCGTTTTTGTGGCTGGCGGGGCTGTCTCCTTACGGTTTTCTGATCCATCAGGTGCTGATCCGGTATATGGAGTGGTTCGCGGACAAGTTTAACCTTACGGTACATCCCGTGGTCTGGACTCTGACCGTACTTTTGCTCACGCTCTGCCTGAGCAGCTTTTACAAGGCGCTGGAATGCCGGGTGCGGCAGCGCCACGCCAAAGCTGCCACCTAA
- a CDS encoding co-chaperone GroES — MKIIPLADRVVIKTVEVEETTKGGLILTGSAKEKPQVAQVIAVGPGGVVDGKEVKMTVKVGDKVLTSKYSGTEVKVDGEECTIVRQSDILAVVED, encoded by the coding sequence ATGAAGATCATTCCTCTTGCAGACCGTGTTGTCATTAAGACTGTTGAAGTCGAGGAGACCACCAAGGGCGGCCTGATCCTGACCGGCAGCGCAAAAGAGAAGCCGCAGGTGGCACAGGTCATCGCAGTTGGCCCCGGCGGTGTTGTGGACGGCAAGGAAGTCAAGATGACCGTCAAGGTCGGCGACAAGGTCCTCACCAGCAAGTACTCCGGCACCGAGGTCAAGGTGGACGGCGAAGAGTGCACCATCGTGCGCCAGAGCGACATTCTGGCTGTTGTGGAAGACTGA
- a CDS encoding ATP-dependent Clp protease ATP-binding subunit — translation MGIWENLGMGGYRGFSRPAARLLQQAVQLAGDLGCEQADTSHLLLAMLRQQGAAAQFLTRKNITEPEVRRQLAQRRSAPAQRLERQAMAPDLRRTMDYALIGAQNAHVSRAEPEHLLCAMLEDDGCAAGLLLAEMGLSLTEAVRECRQLSGQFVLPAQPRVSASIPRGSRASDKYCRDLTRRAAEGELDPVFCREAELDRMVEILCRRQKNDPCLIGEPGVGKTALAEGLALRIAAGQVPRALQGRRLLALDMASLVAGTKYRGDFEERLKNLLEELVRDGTAILFIDEFHTIVGAGAAEGAIDAASILKPVLARGELQLIGATTNQEFRTHIQKDAALERRFGRVQVEEPTPAQAVEILNGLAPRYERYHNVRLPPQTLQAAVELSVRYLPGRCLPDKAIDLVDEACAAARILAEKEQRTQPVLAPEDIARVVAAASGVPAQRVGEQERERLDKLESRLNAEIVGQQRAVAAVAGAIRRSRTGLGEPGRPIGAMLFLGPTGVGKTALARALAVSWFGSEKALLKFDMSEYQEQHTAARLLGAPPGYLGHDEGGQLTEAVRRRPYSVVLFDEIEKAHPDIQNILLQILEDGQLTDAMGRKADFRNTIVLLTSNLGARFLAGQNAPLGFAAGAEAVFEKQSAQAVEEAKKWFRPELLGRLDEVIVFRPLAEENLCAIAEKMLCQLEQRAARSGYRLRHTPQVGAALAARAQSAYGARELRRQVDRAVEQALANRIAAGTACVGQHWTADCAADGSIVLREDETITL, via the coding sequence ATGGGCATTTGGGAAAATCTGGGCATGGGCGGTTACCGGGGCTTTTCGCGCCCGGCGGCGCGGCTGTTGCAGCAGGCGGTGCAGCTGGCGGGAGATTTGGGCTGTGAGCAGGCGGATACCAGCCACCTTTTGCTGGCAATGCTGCGGCAGCAGGGCGCTGCGGCGCAGTTCCTCACCCGGAAAAACATCACCGAGCCGGAGGTGCGCCGCCAGCTGGCGCAGCGCCGCAGCGCCCCGGCACAGCGGCTGGAGCGGCAGGCTATGGCACCGGATTTGCGCCGCACCATGGACTACGCGCTCATTGGGGCGCAGAACGCCCACGTCAGCCGGGCAGAGCCGGAGCACCTGCTCTGCGCCATGCTGGAAGATGACGGCTGTGCCGCCGGGCTGCTGCTGGCAGAGATGGGGCTTTCGCTCACCGAGGCGGTGCGGGAGTGCCGCCAACTGAGCGGACAGTTCGTGCTGCCCGCCCAGCCCCGGGTGTCGGCAAGCATTCCCCGGGGCAGCCGCGCCAGCGATAAATACTGCCGCGATCTGACCCGCCGCGCCGCAGAAGGGGAGCTGGACCCGGTGTTCTGCCGGGAAGCGGAACTGGACCGCATGGTGGAGATCCTGTGCCGCCGCCAGAAAAACGACCCCTGTCTGATCGGCGAGCCGGGCGTGGGCAAAACGGCGCTGGCTGAGGGGCTGGCGCTGCGCATTGCCGCCGGGCAGGTGCCCAGAGCGCTGCAAGGGCGGCGGCTGCTGGCGCTGGATATGGCAAGCTTGGTGGCGGGCACCAAGTACCGGGGCGATTTTGAGGAGCGGCTGAAAAACCTGCTGGAAGAGCTGGTGCGGGACGGCACCGCCATCCTGTTTATCGATGAATTCCACACCATCGTGGGTGCCGGTGCCGCCGAGGGCGCTATCGACGCCGCCAGCATCCTGAAACCGGTGCTTGCCCGGGGCGAGCTGCAACTCATCGGCGCCACCACCAATCAGGAGTTCCGCACCCATATCCAGAAGGATGCCGCGCTGGAACGCCGCTTTGGCCGGGTGCAGGTGGAGGAGCCTACCCCCGCACAGGCGGTGGAGATCCTCAACGGCCTTGCGCCCCGCTACGAGCGCTACCACAACGTGCGCCTGCCGCCGCAGACCTTGCAGGCGGCGGTGGAGCTGTCGGTGCGGTATCTGCCCGGGCGCTGCCTGCCGGATAAGGCCATCGACCTTGTGGACGAGGCCTGTGCGGCGGCGCGCATCCTTGCCGAAAAAGAGCAGCGCACCCAGCCGGTGCTTGCCCCGGAGGATATTGCCCGGGTGGTGGCAGCGGCCAGCGGTGTGCCTGCCCAGCGGGTGGGCGAGCAGGAGCGGGAGCGGCTGGACAAGCTGGAAAGCCGCCTGAACGCGGAAATCGTCGGCCAGCAGCGGGCAGTGGCGGCCGTGGCGGGAGCTATCCGGCGCAGCCGCACCGGTCTGGGCGAGCCGGGGCGTCCCATCGGTGCCATGTTGTTTTTAGGCCCTACCGGTGTGGGCAAGACCGCACTTGCCCGGGCGCTTGCGGTCAGCTGGTTCGGCAGCGAGAAAGCACTGCTCAAATTTGATATGTCGGAGTATCAGGAGCAGCACACCGCCGCCCGGCTGCTGGGTGCGCCGCCGGGCTACCTTGGCCACGACGAGGGCGGGCAGCTGACCGAGGCCGTGCGCCGCCGCCCGTACAGTGTGGTACTGTTTGATGAGATCGAAAAGGCGCACCCGGATATCCAGAATATCCTGTTGCAAATTTTGGAGGACGGTCAGCTGACCGATGCCATGGGACGAAAGGCGGATTTCCGCAACACCATCGTGCTGCTCACCTCCAACTTGGGCGCACGGTTTTTGGCGGGGCAGAACGCGCCGCTGGGCTTTGCCGCCGGGGCAGAGGCGGTGTTTGAAAAGCAGTCCGCACAGGCCGTGGAGGAAGCCAAAAAGTGGTTCCGGCCGGAGCTGCTGGGGCGGCTGGACGAAGTGATCGTGTTCCGTCCATTGGCAGAGGAAAACCTTTGCGCCATTGCAGAAAAAATGCTCTGCCAGCTGGAGCAGCGCGCCGCCCGCAGCGGCTACCGCCTGCGCCACACCCCGCAGGTGGGTGCAGCACTGGCTGCTCGGGCGCAATCGGCCTACGGTGCGCGGGAACTGCGTCGTCAGGTGGACAGGGCGGTGGAGCAGGCGCTTGCAAACCGCATTGCCGCCGGAACGGCCTGTGTAGGGCAGCACTGGACAGCAGACTGCGCCGCCGATGGCAGCATCGTTTTGCGGGAGGATGAGACCATAACCCTGTAA
- the groL gene encoding chaperonin GroEL (60 kDa chaperone family; promotes refolding of misfolded polypeptides especially under stressful conditions; forms two stacked rings of heptamers to form a barrel-shaped 14mer; ends can be capped by GroES; misfolded proteins enter the barrel where they are refolded when GroES binds) produces the protein MAKQIKQGEDARKALCAGIDTLANTVKITLGPKGRNVVLGKKFGAPVITNDGVTIAKEIELKDEFENMGAQLVREVATKTNDAAGDGTTTATVLAQAMVNEGMKNVTAGANPMDIRRGMSKAVTTAVETIKAHSQKVKDSNDIARVGTISAGDPEIGRLIAEAMEKVTSDGVITIEENKTTAETYNEIVEGMQFDRGYLTPYMVTDTDKMVADLDNAAILITDKKISVIQDLVPLLEQVMQNGMKLLIVAEDIEGEALSTLIVNRLRGTLNVVAVKAPGFGDRRKEMLQDIATLTGGTVISSDLGYELKDATVQLLGHARQVKVTKENTTIVGGAGDKDAIAARIAQIRSQIEAATSDFDREKLQERLAKLAGGVAVIKVGAATEVEMKDKKLRIEDALNATKAAVQEGVVAGGGTAPINAIPAVRALCDTLEGDERTGAKIVLKALEAPLRQIAKNAGLEGSVIIDKIISANKPNYGFDAQNEVFVEDMIAAGIVDPTKVTRSALENAASVAEMVLTTESLVADLPEPPAPAAPAGGDMGGMY, from the coding sequence ATGGCAAAGCAGATCAAGCAGGGCGAGGACGCCCGTAAGGCACTGTGTGCCGGTATTGATACCCTGGCTAACACCGTTAAGATCACCCTCGGCCCCAAGGGCCGTAATGTGGTGCTGGGCAAAAAGTTCGGCGCACCGGTCATCACCAACGATGGCGTGACCATCGCAAAGGAGATCGAGCTGAAGGACGAGTTCGAGAACATGGGCGCACAGCTGGTGCGTGAGGTCGCAACCAAGACCAACGATGCCGCAGGCGATGGCACCACCACCGCTACCGTGCTGGCACAGGCCATGGTCAACGAGGGCATGAAGAACGTTACCGCCGGTGCAAATCCCATGGATATCCGCCGCGGCATGAGCAAGGCCGTTACCACCGCTGTGGAGACCATCAAGGCACACAGCCAGAAGGTGAAGGACAGCAACGATATCGCCCGCGTCGGCACCATTTCTGCCGGTGACCCCGAAATCGGCCGTCTGATCGCCGAGGCTATGGAGAAGGTCACCTCTGACGGCGTTATCACCATCGAGGAGAACAAGACCACCGCTGAGACCTACAACGAGATCGTGGAAGGTATGCAGTTCGACCGCGGCTACCTGACTCCCTATATGGTCACCGATACCGACAAGATGGTGGCCGATCTGGACAACGCCGCTATCCTGATCACCGATAAGAAGATCAGCGTCATTCAGGATCTGGTTCCCCTGCTGGAGCAGGTGATGCAGAACGGCATGAAGCTGCTGATCGTGGCTGAGGATATCGAGGGCGAGGCTCTGTCCACCCTGATCGTCAACCGTCTGCGCGGCACCCTGAACGTTGTGGCCGTCAAGGCCCCCGGCTTCGGTGATCGCCGCAAGGAGATGCTGCAGGATATCGCCACCCTGACCGGCGGCACTGTGATCTCCTCTGATCTGGGCTACGAGCTGAAGGACGCTACCGTCCAGCTGCTGGGTCATGCCCGTCAGGTGAAGGTGACCAAGGAGAACACCACCATCGTGGGTGGCGCAGGCGATAAGGACGCTATTGCAGCCCGCATTGCCCAGATCCGCAGCCAGATCGAGGCCGCTACCAGCGACTTTGACCGCGAGAAGCTGCAGGAGCGTCTGGCTAAGCTGGCCGGCGGCGTGGCTGTCATCAAGGTCGGTGCTGCTACCGAAGTTGAGATGAAGGACAAGAAGCTGCGCATCGAGGATGCCCTGAACGCTACCAAGGCAGCTGTGCAGGAGGGTGTTGTGGCCGGCGGCGGTACCGCTCCCATCAATGCTATCCCCGCTGTGCGCGCTCTGTGCGACACGCTGGAGGGCGACGAGCGCACCGGTGCCAAGATCGTGCTGAAGGCTCTGGAGGCTCCTCTGCGCCAGATCGCCAAGAACGCCGGTCTGGAGGGCAGCGTCATCATTGACAAGATCATCTCTGCCAACAAGCCCAACTACGGCTTCGATGCTCAGAACGAGGTCTTTGTCGAGGATATGATCGCCGCAGGCATCGTGGATCCGACCAAGGTTACCCGTTCCGCTCTGGAGAACGCAGCCTCCGTCGCCGAGATGGTGCTGACCACCGAGAGCCTTGTGGCTGACCTGCCGGAACCCCCGGCTCCCGCCGCACCTGCCGGCGGTGACATGGGCGGCATGTACTAA
- a CDS encoding SPFH domain-containing protein yields the protein MGLIKAGMGALGGTLADQWKEFFYCDSLDKDVLMVKGQKRTSRRSFNHGEDNIITNGSGIAVADGQCMLIVEQGKVVEVCAEPGEFTFDSSTEPSVFTGNFGDSLAATFQTVAKRFTYGGNTGKDQRVYYINTKELGEILYGTATPIPFRVVVSEERGYKLSVNIRCNGSFTYRICDPLLFYTNVCSNVSNQYDASELAPRLKSELMNALQPALATLSANKVQYYEIPAHTLEISDALNEQLSNVWRKKRGIEVFSFNINSLSIPEEQQKKITEWEENAMTTDPTTAAARLVGGQIDAMKTAAGNTAGAMTGFMGMGMAAGAGGMGGMNAQNLFAMGQQPAAPQQQTSAADSWKCSCGATVTGKFCPECGSKKPEPKPAADSWTCSCGATVTGKFCPECGKPRPAAAEGWTCSCGAVNKGKFCSECGKPKPAGTPKYKCDKCGWEPADPAHPPKFCPECGDPFDDNDRS from the coding sequence ATGGGTCTGATCAAAGCAGGTATGGGCGCACTGGGCGGAACTCTTGCAGACCAGTGGAAGGAATTTTTCTATTGCGATTCTCTGGACAAAGATGTGCTGATGGTCAAGGGTCAGAAGCGCACCTCCCGCCGCAGCTTCAACCACGGCGAGGATAACATCATTACCAACGGCAGCGGCATTGCTGTGGCAGATGGTCAGTGTATGCTCATTGTGGAGCAGGGCAAGGTGGTGGAGGTGTGCGCCGAGCCGGGCGAGTTCACCTTCGACTCCTCCACCGAGCCCAGCGTGTTCACCGGCAACTTCGGTGATAGTCTGGCCGCTACCTTCCAGACCGTAGCCAAGCGCTTTACCTACGGCGGCAACACCGGCAAGGATCAGCGGGTGTACTACATCAACACCAAGGAGCTGGGCGAGATCCTGTACGGCACCGCGACGCCCATCCCGTTCCGGGTGGTGGTAAGCGAGGAGCGGGGCTATAAGCTCTCGGTGAATATCCGCTGCAACGGCAGCTTTACTTACCGCATCTGCGACCCGCTGCTGTTCTACACCAACGTGTGCAGCAACGTCTCCAACCAGTACGATGCCTCGGAGTTGGCTCCCCGCCTGAAGAGCGAGTTGATGAACGCTTTGCAGCCTGCTCTGGCTACCCTTTCCGCCAACAAGGTGCAGTATTACGAGATCCCCGCCCACACGCTGGAGATCTCGGACGCCCTGAACGAGCAGCTGTCCAATGTCTGGCGCAAGAAGCGCGGCATTGAGGTATTCTCCTTCAATATCAACTCCCTGTCCATCCCGGAGGAACAGCAGAAGAAAATCACCGAGTGGGAAGAAAACGCCATGACCACCGACCCCACCACCGCCGCAGCCCGTCTGGTGGGCGGCCAGATCGATGCCATGAAGACCGCCGCCGGGAACACCGCCGGTGCTATGACCGGCTTTATGGGCATGGGTATGGCTGCCGGTGCAGGCGGCATGGGCGGCATGAATGCCCAGAACCTGTTTGCCATGGGTCAGCAGCCCGCAGCACCTCAGCAGCAGACTTCTGCCGCCGACAGCTGGAAGTGCAGCTGCGGCGCTACCGTCACCGGTAAGTTCTGCCCGGAATGCGGCAGCAAAAAGCCGGAGCCGAAGCCCGCTGCCGACAGCTGGACTTGCAGCTGCGGTGCTACCGTTACCGGTAAATTCTGCCCGGAGTGCGGCAAGCCCCGCCCGGCGGCAGCAGAGGGCTGGACCTGCAGCTGCGGCGCGGTGAACAAGGGCAAGTTCTGCTCCGAGTGCGGCAAACCCAAGCCCGCCGGTACGCCCAAGTATAAGTGCGACAAGTGCGGCTGGGAACCGGCCGACCCCGCACACCCGCCCAAGTTCTGCCCGGAGTGCGGCGACCCCTTTGACGACAACGACCGCAGCTGA
- a CDS encoding diacylglycerol/lipid kinase family protein, whose product MHTLFLLNPAAGKADCTCTLPQRIAAAAAGAGLAPEDYTIRVTTHAGHAREMSRAAAAAAQKAGVELHIFTAGGDGTFNEALTGAHGFDMTAVGCLPYGSGNDFLRTYGTKEEFLDLDAQLAGGAVPIDLMRTSLGLSATICAAGLDAQVAYGIPKFRRIPLCGGEAAYALSIAQQLCGHIGRRVEYVIDSEVLTVDCLMCAVCNGRAYGGGFMAGPEAQPDDGWLDVFIVRKVSRWVIAKLLMLYKNGQHFQNGQLTEAAKPYFIYRRAKSVSLRAADGRGPIIATVDGECAPCKQVSVQVQPLAGRVLLPQPAYQRFTAKKAAVK is encoded by the coding sequence ATGCACACGCTGTTTCTTCTCAACCCCGCAGCCGGAAAGGCCGACTGTACCTGCACCCTGCCGCAGCGGATCGCGGCGGCTGCTGCCGGTGCCGGGCTTGCCCCGGAGGATTACACCATCCGCGTCACCACCCATGCAGGCCACGCCCGGGAGATGTCCCGCGCTGCCGCCGCTGCCGCCCAGAAGGCGGGGGTGGAGCTGCACATTTTTACCGCCGGTGGTGACGGCACCTTCAACGAGGCGCTCACCGGTGCCCACGGCTTCGATATGACCGCCGTGGGCTGTCTGCCTTATGGCAGCGGTAACGACTTTTTGCGCACCTACGGTACAAAGGAAGAGTTTCTGGATCTGGACGCCCAGCTGGCCGGCGGGGCAGTGCCCATCGACCTGATGCGCACCAGCCTGGGGCTTTCTGCCACCATCTGCGCCGCCGGTCTGGATGCACAGGTGGCCTACGGCATCCCCAAGTTCCGGCGCATCCCGCTGTGCGGCGGCGAGGCGGCCTATGCGCTGTCCATCGCCCAGCAGCTGTGCGGGCATATCGGCCGCAGGGTGGAGTATGTCATTGACAGCGAGGTGCTGACCGTGGATTGCCTGATGTGCGCAGTGTGCAACGGCCGCGCCTACGGCGGCGGCTTTATGGCCGGGCCAGAGGCACAGCCGGATGACGGCTGGCTGGATGTGTTCATCGTGCGCAAGGTCAGCCGCTGGGTCATTGCAAAGCTGCTGATGCTGTACAAAAACGGCCAGCACTTTCAAAACGGTCAGCTGACCGAGGCCGCAAAGCCCTACTTTATCTACCGCCGCGCAAAATCGGTCAGTCTGCGGGCAGCAGATGGCCGTGGGCCCATCATTGCCACTGTGGACGGCGAGTGCGCCCCCTGCAAGCAGGTGTCGGTGCAGGTGCAGCCGCTGGCGGGCCGCGTGCTGCTGCCGCAGCCCGCTTACCAGCGCTTTACCGCCAAAAAAGCGGCTGTGAAGTGA
- a CDS encoding TPM domain-containing protein has translation MKNTATRLRSLCAALAALVLLLVLAVPAFAADGFADLYYRMNDSAEVLTEDEDNELEASLEELSVRQSFDVVVATIDSLEGEGYTSIEEYADDLYDYCQFGYGENRDGVLLLVSIGDRKWHISTCGYGITAFTDAGIQYLGEQMTPDMADGDYAAAFRTFIQWTDTYVTAAREGHPYDVDNMPHEPLSIMYLGLALVIGLVTALIVTGVMKSQLKSVAPQQDATSYVRQGSMKLTNQRDLYLYRDVHRTERPKESSSNDSGGSSTHTSSSGTTHGGGGGSF, from the coding sequence ATGAAAAACACTGCTACCCGACTGCGCTCCCTCTGTGCTGCGCTGGCCGCACTGGTGCTTTTGCTGGTGCTGGCTGTACCGGCCTTTGCCGCAGACGGCTTTGCCGACCTGTATTACCGTATGAACGACAGCGCGGAAGTTCTGACCGAGGACGAGGACAACGAGCTGGAAGCTTCGCTGGAGGAGCTGAGTGTCCGCCAGAGCTTTGATGTGGTCGTTGCCACCATCGACTCGCTGGAAGGCGAGGGTTACACCAGCATAGAAGAATACGCCGATGACCTGTACGATTACTGCCAGTTCGGCTACGGTGAAAACCGGGACGGCGTGCTGCTGCTGGTAAGCATCGGCGACCGCAAATGGCATATCTCCACCTGCGGCTACGGCATTACCGCCTTTACGGATGCCGGTATCCAGTACCTTGGCGAGCAGATGACCCCTGACATGGCAGACGGCGATTATGCCGCCGCCTTCCGCACCTTTATCCAGTGGACGGACACATACGTTACAGCCGCCCGCGAAGGCCACCCCTACGATGTAGACAATATGCCGCATGAGCCCCTCTCTATTATGTATCTGGGTCTGGCACTGGTCATTGGTCTGGTGACGGCACTCATCGTGACCGGCGTGATGAAGAGCCAGCTCAAGAGCGTGGCACCGCAGCAGGATGCAACCAGCTATGTGCGGCAGGGCAGCATGAAGCTGACCAACCAGCGGGACCTGTATCTGTACCGTGATGTGCACCGCACCGAGCGGCCGAAGGAGTCCAGCTCCAACGATTCCGGCGGCAGCTCCACCCACACCTCCTCCAGCGGCACTACCCACGGCGGCGGTGGCGGTTCGTTCTGA
- a CDS encoding TrkH family potassium uptake protein, with the protein MNYAIVFRLLGYVLMIEGALLLLPAAASLVYGEWMVLGVFLLTAAVSAGIGYALHTIKPRSKVFYMREGFAATSLCWVFISVMGAVPFVLTGYIPNPVDALFETVSGFTTTGASILPAVEGLPNGILFWRSFTHWIGGMGVLVFLLSLLPLTGGSHVNLMKAESPGPQVDKLVPKVQSTAKILYGIYFALTMLELVFLLLGGMPLFEALLTAFGTAGTGGFGFRNDSFASFSPYIQWVVTIFMILFGVNFNAYFLLLMRKFRRAAASEEVRGYFVVIAVAVGIITANIYSMYNSFGEALRQAAFQVGSIITTTGFSSCDFDLWPTLSKEILVMLMFIGACAGSTGGGIKVSRFLILGKTLAKELKTALHPQVVAPARMDGKLLNHETIRTTNVFIAAYIFIFAASFFLISLNGFDMVTNFTAVAATLNNIGPGLEMAGPMQNFGCFADPAKLVLIFDMLAGRLEIFPMLVLFMPDTWRRF; encoded by the coding sequence ATGAATTATGCGATCGTTTTCCGTCTGCTGGGCTATGTGCTGATGATCGAGGGCGCGTTGCTGCTGCTGCCCGCCGCCGCCAGCTTAGTGTATGGCGAGTGGATGGTGCTGGGCGTGTTTCTGCTCACAGCAGCCGTCAGCGCCGGTATCGGCTACGCCCTGCACACCATCAAGCCCCGCAGTAAGGTGTTCTACATGCGCGAGGGCTTTGCGGCTACCTCGCTGTGCTGGGTGTTCATCTCGGTGATGGGCGCGGTGCCCTTTGTGCTCACCGGCTACATCCCGAACCCCGTGGATGCCCTGTTTGAGACAGTCTCCGGCTTTACCACCACCGGTGCCAGCATTCTGCCAGCCGTAGAGGGGCTGCCCAACGGTATTCTGTTCTGGCGCAGCTTTACCCACTGGATCGGCGGCATGGGCGTTCTGGTGTTTCTGCTCTCGCTGCTGCCGCTGACCGGCGGATCCCACGTCAACCTGATGAAAGCCGAAAGCCCCGGCCCGCAGGTGGACAAGCTGGTGCCTAAGGTACAGTCCACCGCTAAAATTCTGTACGGCATCTACTTTGCCCTTACCATGCTGGAGCTGGTGTTCCTGCTGCTTGGAGGAATGCCCCTGTTCGAAGCCCTGCTCACCGCCTTTGGTACGGCAGGCACCGGCGGCTTCGGCTTCCGCAACGACAGCTTTGCCAGCTTTTCGCCCTACATCCAGTGGGTCGTGACCATCTTCATGATCCTGTTCGGCGTCAACTTCAACGCCTACTTCCTGCTGCTCATGCGCAAGTTCCGCCGCGCTGCTGCCAGCGAGGAAGTGCGGGGCTACTTTGTGGTCATCGCAGTGGCAGTAGGCATCATCACTGCCAATATTTATAGTATGTACAACAGCTTTGGCGAGGCGCTGCGGCAGGCCGCTTTTCAGGTGGGCTCCATCATCACCACCACCGGCTTCTCCAGCTGCGATTTTGACCTGTGGCCGACCCTCTCTAAAGAGATTCTGGTCATGCTCATGTTCATTGGCGCCTGCGCCGGCAGTACCGGCGGCGGCATCAAAGTGAGCCGTTTCCTCATTCTGGGCAAGACCTTGGCTAAGGAACTCAAGACCGCCCTGCACCCGCAGGTGGTAGCGCCCGCTCGCATGGACGGCAAGCTGCTGAACCACGAGACCATCCGCACCACCAACGTGTTCATTGCGGCCTATATCTTTATCTTTGCGGCCTCCTTTTTCCTGATCAGTCTGAACGGCTTTGATATGGTGACGAACTTTACCGCCGTGGCGGCTACCCTGAACAACATCGGCCCGGGCTTGGAAATGGCAGGCCCCATGCAGAACTTCGGCTGCTTTGCAGACCCCGCAAAGCTGGTGCTGATCTTTGATATGCTTGCCGGTCGTCTGGAGATCTTCCCCATGTTGGTGCTGTTCATGCCGGATACATGGCGGCGGTTCTGA